The genomic segment CAGGACGCCGGGGCCGAGCTGGCCGATTTCATGAACGGGGCGGTGCCGGCTGCGGCCCCGGAGAGATCCGCCTCCGGTCCGCCGGCGGGTCCGGGTCGGCCGGCGGCCTCCGCTCCTCCGGCGACCCCGCCCGCTCCCCCGGCGGCGGGATCACCCGCGGCCGCGCCCCGGCCGGCGGCCGGAGACCGGCTGGAGCAGCCCATCCGTCCGATCCTGCGGCTGGTGCGCGATGTGGCGCCTGTGGATCCCCCGCCGCCGTCCGTGGAAGAGATGACGCTCCGTCTGCCCCGCAAGGGCGTCTGCGCGGCCTACTTCGCGAACAAGCGGTGCTGGGAACTCCCCGACGCCTACTGCAACCACGCCCTGCACGTCTGCCGGCTGCGCGAGTGTCCGGTGTACGACCTGCACCAGGAGGAGATGGAGCGCCGCTTCGCCGCCAAGTTCAGGCATCTCTGGTAAGGGGAAGGGTCAGCAACTCCCGCAGGTCGTCGATCCACGCCCAGGGGGTCACCCCCCGTTCCCGGGCCGCCTCCCGGCGGGGGCCAAACCCGATGAAGCGCGCCCCCGCCGCCCGGGCGGCCTGCCCGTCGATCCAGGCGTCGCCGATCATGTAGCACAGCCGGACGCCCGGCAGGCGATCCAGGATGTAGTGGATCCCTTCGGGCGAGGGTTTGAGCGCCGGGACCTCGGTCCGGGTGGCGATGACCTCGAAGTACCGGTCCAGGCCCAGCTCCGCCAGCTTGGGTGCCACCCCGGGGCGCGCGTTGTTGGTCAGCACGGCCAGCCGGTAGCCTCGGGCCCGGAGCTCGGCCAGGACCTCGGCGGCGTGCTCCACCGCGACGGCCTGCCGGAGGCCTTCGGCTTCGGCCGCGGCCACGATCTCCCACATCGCGCGGCCGATCCGCTCCCCGGCCGCTTCACCCATCGCCACCAGGAGGGGAATCGGTTCCCGCAGCAGGACGTCGCGGGACGCGGGAGCCGCGCCGGCGTCGAGGAGGAGATCGATCAGCCGGTGGCGCGTCCCCAGGAAGTCGATGGTGGAGTGGATGAGGGTGTTGTCCAGGTCGAAGATCAGGGCAATCTCCGCCGGTTCGGCCACAGCACCAGGGGATTCGCGCGGCGAGCGCCAAATCCATTCAGTGTGATCACCGAGGGGCAGCCGGCGCCCGACTTCGCCCTCCCGGATGAGACGGGGAAGACGGTGCGGCTCCGCGACTTCCGGGGACGCCGCGTCGTGCTGTGGTTCTACGTCCGCGACGCCACCCCCGGCTGAACGGCCGAGGCCACCGCGTTCCGTGACGATTATGCGGCCTATCAGCAACTGAACGTGGCGGTGCTCGGCGTCAGCCCGGACAGCGTGGAGTCCCACGCCCGGTGGAAGGCGAAGCTCGGTATCCCCCATCCGTTGCTGGCCGACGTGGAGCACAAGGCGGCCGAGGCCTACGGCGTCTGGGTGGAAAAGACGATGATGGGCCGCCGGTACTGGGGGGTGGCGCGGACCACCTTCATCATCGACGAGCAGGGCAGGGTGGCCAGGGTCTTCCCCGCCGTGAAAGTCCAGGGGCACAGCGCCGAGGTGCTGGCCGCGCTGCGCGCTATGGGTACAGCCGGTTGAGCAGGCGCGGGAAGGGGATGGCTTCCCGCACGTGCTCGATGCCCGCGATCCAGGCCACGGTCCGCTCGAGGCCCAGCCCGAAGCCGGAGTGCGGGACGCTGCCGTAGCGCCGCAGGTCGAGGTACCAGCGGTAGACGTCCGCGGGCAGGCCATGCTCGGCCAGCCGGCGCTCCAGAAGCGCGCGATCGTGGATGCGCTGGCCGCCCCCGATGATCTCCCCGTAGCCTTCCGGCGCCAGCAGGTCGGCGCCCAGCACCACCTCGGGCCGTTCCGGATCGGGCTGCATGTAGAAGGCCTTGATCGCCGCGGGGTAGCGGTGGACGAAGACCGGTCGCTCGAAGCCGGAAGAGAGAATCGTCTCCTCGTCCCCCCCGAAGTCGTCCCCCCAGCGCACGGGATGGCCGGCCGCCTCCAGGCGCCGAACGGCCTCGTCGTAGGAGATCCGCGGAAAGGGCGCGCGGACCGCTTCCAGCCTGCGCAGATCGCGTCCCAGCACCTCGAGCTCCGGCCGCCGTCGCTCCAGCACCTGCGCCACGATGCGGACGACCATGGCCTCGGCCAGGTCCATGTACTCTTCCAGCGTCATGAACGCGGCCTCGGGTTCCACCATCCAGAACTCGATGAGGTGGCGCCGCGTCTTGGACTTCTCCGCGCGGAAAGTGGGTCCGAAGCAGTAGACGCGCCCGAAGGCGGCCGCCGTCGCCTCGTTGTAGAGCTGTCCGGACTGGGTCAGATAGGCCCGGCCGAGGTCGAAGTAGGTGGTTTCGAACAGCGTGGTCGTGCCCTCCACCGCCGCCGGGGTGAGGATGGGCGTGTCCACGCGCAGGAAGCCCTCTCCGTCCAGGAAGTCGGTGCAGGCGCGGATCACCTCGGCCCGGATACGCATCAGCGCGTGCTGACGGCGGCTGCGCAGCCAGAGGTGGCGGTGGTCCATCAGGAACTCCACACCGTGTTCCTTGGGCGAGATGGGATAGGGCTCGGCGCGCTGGACCACGGTGAGGTCCGTCACGCTCACCTCGTACCCGCCGGGCGCCCGGCGGTCCTGGCGCAGCGCGCCCCGGACGATGAGCGACGACTCCTGGGTCAGCGTCTCCGCAGCCGCGAACACCTCCGGCCTGACGTCCTGTTGGGCCAGGACGGCCTGGAGGATCCCGGTGCCGTCCCGGATCAGCAGGAAGTGGATCTTGCCGCTGCTGCGTTTGTGGTACAGCCAGCCGCGGATCTCCACCTCGGAGCCGGCGTGGGCGGCGGCGTCTTCAATGCGGATGCGCATCACGATCCCTCCAGGGGAGGGGTGTTCTCCGCTCCGCCGCGCGGCGCCTTCGCTGCCTCATCGGCCCGATCGCCCCCGCGGTTGCCATCCCCGGGGGGCCGTGCTATACTCAACGCGTCGCGTGCAATGCGCGATGGTCTTTATCGACGGCGCTTCCGGTCGGAAGCGGAGGAGTGGGAGGTATTGGGGCCCACTCTTTTTCATGTACGGGCGTGACCATGACACGGGAGGAAATTCGGACACAGGTGGAGGCGTTGCTCCGGCCCATCGCGGCGCGCATGGGGCTGGAGGTCGTGGAGGTGGACGTCCACGGCGAGGCGGAGCGGACCGTGCTGCGCGTGCTGATGGACCGGCCCGAGGGCGGGATCACGGTGGAGGAGTGCGCCCGGGTGAGCGAACAGCTCGGCCGCCGGCTGGACCTCTATGACTTCTTCCCCCACGCCTACACGCTGGAGGTGTCCTCGCCGGGTCTGGACCGGCCGCTGCGCAGCGACGCCGACTACCGGCGCTTCGCCGGCCGCCGCGCCGAGGTCCAGACCGACGAGCCGATCGACGGCCGCCGGCGTTTCCGCGGCATCGTCCTCGGCGTGGTGGGGGAAGCGGTGGTCCTGCAGGTGGACGGCCGGCAGGTACAGATCCCGCGGGCCAGGATCCTGCAGGCGCGCCTGGTCGTCGAGGCGGAAGACCTCCGCGCCGATCTGCGGCGCCCGGCTCGGAGGTGAGGTGAGGCGATGAACCTGGAGCTGAAGCGGGCCCTGGACGAGATCCACGAGCAGAAGGGGATCAGCAAGGCGGTGCTGATCGAGGCCCTGGAGTCCGCCCTGCTGACCGCCTACAAGAAAAACTATCCGGGCGCCTCCGCCCAGAGCGTGCGCATCGAGGTGGACGAGGCGACCGGAGAGATCCGGGCCTACCAGATCCGCACCGTCGTGGAAAAGGTGGAAGACGAGGCCACCCAGATCGCCCTGGAGGAGGTCCGGGAGTGGGATCCCACCGCCCAGGTGGGCGAGATGGTGGAGATCGAGGTGACTCCCCGCGACTTCGGCCGCATCGCCGCCCAGACCGCCAAGCAGGTCTGGGTGCAGAAGATCCGGGAGGCCGAGCGGGACATCGTCTACAAGGAGTTTCGCGACCGGGAAGGGGACATCGTCACCGGCCAGGTCCAGCGCATCGAGCGGAAGAACGTCTACCTGGACCTGGGCCGGATCGAGGCGGTGCTGCCGCCCACGGAGCAGATTCCGCGGGAGAGCTACCGCCAGGGAGAGCGGATCAAGGCCTACGTCGTCGAGGTGCGCCAGGGCACCCGCGGGCCCCAGATCGTCGTCTCGCGCACCCACCCCGGACTGCTGAAGCGCCTCTTTGAGCTGGAGGTGCCGGAGATCTACGAGGGGATCGTGGAGATCAAGGCCATCGCCCGGGAGGCCGGAGCGCGCAGCAAGTTCGCCGTAGCCTCGCGGGACAAGAACGTGGACGCCGTGGGCGCCTGCGTGGGGCCCAAGGGGACCCGGGTGCAGGCCATCGTGGACGAGCTGAAGGGCGAGAAGATCGACATCGTCTCCTGGAACCCGGACCAGGCGCTGTTCGTCGCCGCGGCGCTGTCGCCGGCCAAGGTGACGCGCGTGGAGATCGACGAGGAGACGAAGACCGCCCGGGTGATCGTGCCCGACAACCAGCTCTCCCTGGCCATCGGCCGGGAGGGACAGAACGCCCGGCTGGCGGCCAAACTCACCGGCTGGCGCATCGACATCAAGAGCGAGACGCAGATCAAGGAGATCGAGGCCAAGAAGCTCTTCGTGGACCTGCCCGAGGAGGAGGGTGGGACGCCGGAGGCGGCTGCGGCTGCCCCCGCGTCTGCCGAGGACCCCGCCGTCCTGCCGGCGGCGGGGGACGGAAAGGACGGGGAAGCCCCCGCCGGGACGGGAGTGCTGGTCGAATCGGAACGCGATGGCTAGGATCCGGAAGGTCCCCCAGCGGTCCTGCGTGGCCTGCGGTCGCACCCGACCCAAGCGGGAGCTCCTCCGGATCGTGCGCACGCCCTCCGGCGAGGTGAAGGTGGATCTTACGGGAAAGGTTTCCGGCCGGGGCGCCTATGTCGATCCGGACCGGGGGTGCGCGGAGCGGGCGGTGCGTGAGGGACGGCTGCAACACGCCCTGGAGGTGCCCGTCCCCGCGGAGATCCTCGACCAGGTCCTGCGGGCCATCGACGCCGTGGCCGCGGAGCACCGGGTGGCGGAGTCCGGAGGACGGCGACGCTGATGCGGGTGCACGAACTGGCCAAAGAACTCGGGTTGTCCAGCAAGGCGCTGATGGATCTGCTGGCCGGCATGAAGGTGCAGGTCAAGAGCCACAGCAGCACGCTGGACGAGGGGACGGCGGAACGCGTTCGCCGCCAGGTGCGCGCCAGGAGTGCCCCCGCCCCCGAGCCGGCGCCGGGACCGGTGCGCGTGGCGAAGACCCCGACGGGCGAGCGCATCCTGGGGATGCGAAAGATCGTGCTCCCTTCTCCGCCGCCGGCGGTGGAGTCTCCGGCGGAAGCGCCGGGCGTCCCCGGCGGTTCTGCGCCCGCGGCCGGGCCGGCGGCGTCCGTCCCGGCCGCTCCGGTCGCGGCTGCGCCGGCCGCACCGCCGACCGCAACCGTCGTTCCCGCCCCACCGACGCCCGCCGCATCCGCACCGGTAGTGGAGGCACCGAAGCCCGCACCCGCCGAGATGGTGGAGAAGCCCAGGCCGCCCGCCGTTGAGGCGCCGCAACGTGCTGCGCCGGCGGGCCCGCC from the Armatimonadota bacterium genome contains:
- a CDS encoding HAD-IA family hydrolase, coding for MAEPAEIALIFDLDNTLIHSTIDFLGTRHRLIDLLLDAGAAPASRDVLLREPIPLLVAMGEAAGERIGRAMWEIVAAAEAEGLRQAVAVEHAAEVLAELRARGYRLAVLTNNARPGVAPKLAELGLDRYFEVIATRTEVPALKPSPEGIHYILDRLPGVRLCYMIGDAWIDGQAARAAGARFIGFGPRREAARERGVTPWAWIDDLRELLTLPLTRDA
- the bcp gene encoding thioredoxin-dependent thiol peroxidase, coding for MITEGQPAPDFALPDETGKTVRLRDFRGRRVVLWFYVRDATPGUTAEATAFRDDYAAYQQLNVAVLGVSPDSVESHARWKAKLGIPHPLLADVEHKAAEAYGVWVEKTMMGRRYWGVARTTFIIDEQGRVARVFPAVKVQGHSAEVLAALRAMGTAG
- the asnS gene encoding asparagine--tRNA ligase → MRIRIEDAAAHAGSEVEIRGWLYHKRSSGKIHFLLIRDGTGILQAVLAQQDVRPEVFAAAETLTQESSLIVRGALRQDRRAPGGYEVSVTDLTVVQRAEPYPISPKEHGVEFLMDHRHLWLRSRRQHALMRIRAEVIRACTDFLDGEGFLRVDTPILTPAAVEGTTTLFETTYFDLGRAYLTQSGQLYNEATAAAFGRVYCFGPTFRAEKSKTRRHLIEFWMVEPEAAFMTLEEYMDLAEAMVVRIVAQVLERRRPELEVLGRDLRRLEAVRAPFPRISYDEAVRRLEAAGHPVRWGDDFGGDEETILSSGFERPVFVHRYPAAIKAFYMQPDPERPEVVLGADLLAPEGYGEIIGGGQRIHDRALLERRLAEHGLPADVYRWYLDLRRYGSVPHSGFGLGLERTVAWIAGIEHVREAIPFPRLLNRLYP
- the rimP gene encoding ribosome maturation factor RimP; its protein translation is MEALLRPIAARMGLEVVEVDVHGEAERTVLRVLMDRPEGGITVEECARVSEQLGRRLDLYDFFPHAYTLEVSSPGLDRPLRSDADYRRFAGRRAEVQTDEPIDGRRRFRGIVLGVVGEAVVLQVDGRQVQIPRARILQARLVVEAEDLRADLRRPARR
- the nusA gene encoding transcription termination factor NusA gives rise to the protein MNLELKRALDEIHEQKGISKAVLIEALESALLTAYKKNYPGASAQSVRIEVDEATGEIRAYQIRTVVEKVEDEATQIALEEVREWDPTAQVGEMVEIEVTPRDFGRIAAQTAKQVWVQKIREAERDIVYKEFRDREGDIVTGQVQRIERKNVYLDLGRIEAVLPPTEQIPRESYRQGERIKAYVVEVRQGTRGPQIVVSRTHPGLLKRLFELEVPEIYEGIVEIKAIAREAGARSKFAVASRDKNVDAVGACVGPKGTRVQAIVDELKGEKIDIVSWNPDQALFVAAALSPAKVTRVEIDEETKTARVIVPDNQLSLAIGREGQNARLAAKLTGWRIDIKSETQIKEIEAKKLFVDLPEEEGGTPEAAAAAPASAEDPAVLPAAGDGKDGEAPAGTGVLVESERDG
- a CDS encoding YlxR family protein; this translates as MARIRKVPQRSCVACGRTRPKRELLRIVRTPSGEVKVDLTGKVSGRGAYVDPDRGCAERAVREGRLQHALEVPVPAEILDQVLRAIDAVAAEHRVAESGGRRR